A portion of the Lolium rigidum isolate FL_2022 chromosome 1, APGP_CSIRO_Lrig_0.1, whole genome shotgun sequence genome contains these proteins:
- the LOC124682631 gene encoding BTB/POZ domain-containing protein At4g08455, whose protein sequence is MYCQSCKNVYDEEESGTCKECYEEASETEEELKREIDDLRSRLLFLRLLSPTLDASSIGHSDILLHAIPSSPSHPSPSSADAGRLETPAVPAHRVILSSRSPVFRAMLDNEMEESRSGIIKIYDVSYDVLRAFVHYMYTAEVLLDVQMACDLLELAEKYEVKHLKTYCEKFITSKVNNDNAIIHYAFAHRHSAKQLLEASMSVLVESMPTLAERDEYKELVEKDPRIVVEIYETYMSRQVNTAAEKESDCSCRN, encoded by the exons atgtattgCCAGTCGTGCAAGAATGTGTACGACGAGGAGGAGTCCGGAACGTGCAAGGAGTGCTATGAGGAGGCCAGCGAGACGGAGGAGGAGCTCAAGCGCGAGATCGACGACCTCCGCTCCCGTCTTCTCTTCCTGCGCCTCCTTTCGCCCACGCTCGATGCCTCCTCCATCGGCCACTCCGACATCCTCCTCCACGCCATCCCCTCCTCGCCGTCTCACCCCTCCCCCTCCAGCGCCGACGCAGGCCGCCTTGAGACCCCCGCTGTCCCAGCCCACCGCGTCATCCTG TCCAGCAGATCTCCTGTTTTCAGAGCAATGCTTGACAATGAGATGGAAGAGAGCCGGAGTGGCATCATCAAAATCTATGACGTGTCCTATGATGTCCTCCGTGCTTTTGTCCACTACATGTACACGGCCGAAGTTCTCCTAGATGTGCAAATGGCTTGTGATCTCTTGGAGTTGGCTGAGAAGTATGAAGTAAAGCACTTGAAGACGTACTGTGAGAAGTTCATTACATCCAAAGTGAACAACGATAATGCCATTATCCATTATGCGTTTGCACATCGGCATAGTGCAAAGCAGCTGCTTGAGGCCTCTATGTCAGTACTTGTCGAAAGCATGCCAACACTGGCGGAGAGGGATGAATACAAGGAACTTGTTGAGAAGGACCCAAGGATTGTTGTGGAGATCTATGAAACCTATATGAGCCGGCAAGTCAATACGGCTGCTGAGAAGGAATCAGACTGCAGTTGTAGGAACTGA